In a single window of the Tellurirhabdus bombi genome:
- a CDS encoding acyl-CoA dehydrogenase family protein — translation MQPRHQPSTFEAPDFYGIDDLLSQEHKLVRASIRDFVNREIIPCIEDHAQNATFPANIIPKFGQIGAFGPTLPLEFGGGGLDYISYGLMMQEIERGDSGMRSTVSVQSSLVMWPIFAYGTEEQKQKYLPGLAKGELVGCFGLTEPDHGSNPGGLQSNFIERSDYYLLNGSKLWITNAPIADIAIVWAKNEQGSIRGLIVERGMEGFSTAEIHNKWSLRTSATGELVFQDVKVPKENMLPGSNGLKSPLACLDQARYGIAWGAVGAAMDCYESARHYALERSQFGKTIASFQLTQKKLAEMLTEITKAQLLCWRLGMLKNEDKATTAQISMAKRANVEMALNIAREARQIHGGMGITGEYPIMRHMMNLESVVTYEGTHEIHLLILGYDITGIAAFK, via the coding sequence ATGCAACCACGCCACCAACCTTCGACGTTTGAAGCCCCGGATTTTTACGGGATCGACGACCTGCTGAGTCAGGAGCACAAATTAGTTCGGGCGTCCATCCGTGATTTTGTCAATCGGGAAATTATTCCCTGCATTGAAGACCACGCGCAAAACGCCACCTTTCCCGCTAATATTATTCCGAAATTCGGGCAGATTGGTGCTTTTGGCCCAACGTTGCCGCTCGAATTTGGCGGAGGAGGTCTGGATTATATTTCCTATGGTCTGATGATGCAGGAGATTGAACGGGGCGATTCCGGGATGCGCTCCACCGTTTCGGTGCAAAGCTCGCTGGTGATGTGGCCTATTTTCGCTTACGGGACCGAAGAGCAGAAGCAAAAATACCTGCCCGGACTGGCTAAAGGCGAATTAGTCGGCTGCTTCGGCCTCACCGAGCCGGACCATGGTTCTAACCCCGGTGGCCTCCAGTCGAACTTCATTGAACGCAGCGATTATTACCTGCTGAATGGCTCAAAACTCTGGATTACGAACGCTCCCATTGCCGACATTGCCATTGTCTGGGCCAAAAACGAACAGGGTAGCATCCGGGGCCTAATTGTTGAGCGCGGTATGGAAGGCTTTTCCACCGCCGAGATTCACAACAAATGGTCGCTCCGAACCAGCGCCACGGGTGAATTGGTCTTTCAGGATGTGAAGGTTCCAAAAGAAAATATGCTTCCCGGCTCCAATGGCCTGAAAAGCCCGCTGGCCTGCCTTGACCAAGCCCGCTACGGCATTGCCTGGGGGGCAGTCGGCGCGGCGATGGACTGCTATGAATCAGCCAGGCACTATGCGCTGGAACGCTCGCAGTTCGGGAAAACCATCGCTTCGTTTCAGTTGACCCAGAAGAAGCTGGCCGAGATGTTAACCGAAATTACCAAAGCCCAGTTGCTTTGCTGGCGACTCGGTATGCTAAAAAACGAGGACAAAGCGACTACGGCCCAAATTTCAATGGCCAAACGCGCCAATGTGGAAATGGCGTTGAACATTGCCCGTGAAGCCCGCCAGATTCACGGCGGCATGGGTATTACGGGCGAATATCCGATCATGCGCCACATGATGAATCTCGAATCAGTGGTTACGTACGAAGGAACCCACGAGATTCATTTGTTGATTCTGGGCTATGATATTACTGGAATTGCCGCTTTTAAATAA
- a CDS encoding SDR family NAD(P)-dependent oxidoreductase — MNQVESVQENGQYQEEQAYATVFSLAGKVALITGGGSGIGLDIARCMVDAGATVVITGRREEPLREAVEQLGKLAHYIVNDITERASLDGLVAQIETTYGPVDILVNNAGVNLKKPALEVSDEEFDRIVHTNLNAVFSLTRACAQRMMARKQGSILMISSMAAYYGIDRVAAYAASKSGVEGMVKVLASEFSGNGVRVNAIAPGFIETAMSKKAMGGDPERRDRAMRRTPMGVFGRPADIGWAAVFLSSDAARYITGVSLPVDGGNSIGF, encoded by the coding sequence ATGAACCAAGTAGAATCAGTGCAGGAAAATGGACAATACCAGGAAGAACAAGCCTACGCAACGGTTTTTTCGCTGGCGGGTAAGGTTGCTTTAATAACGGGTGGCGGCAGTGGAATTGGGTTGGATATTGCCCGTTGTATGGTGGATGCGGGAGCCACGGTGGTTATCACGGGGCGGCGGGAGGAGCCGCTACGCGAGGCCGTTGAGCAACTGGGTAAGTTAGCGCATTACATCGTCAATGACATAACTGAACGCGCTTCGCTGGATGGTTTGGTGGCACAGATTGAAACAACATACGGACCGGTTGATATTCTCGTGAATAATGCCGGGGTGAATCTCAAAAAACCAGCCTTGGAAGTCTCCGACGAGGAATTTGACCGGATTGTGCATACGAACCTAAACGCCGTGTTCAGCCTGACTCGGGCGTGTGCGCAGCGCATGATGGCCCGAAAGCAAGGCTCTATTCTAATGATTTCGTCGATGGCGGCCTATTACGGCATCGACCGGGTGGCGGCCTACGCAGCGTCGAAGTCGGGTGTCGAGGGTATGGTAAAAGTGCTGGCCTCCGAGTTTTCCGGCAATGGGGTTCGGGTCAACGCGATTGCACCCGGCTTTATTGAAACGGCCATGAGTAAGAAAGCGATGGGCGGAGATCCCGAGCGCCGCGACCGGGCCATGCGCCGGACGCCGATGGGCGTTTTTGGTCGTCCGGCGGATATCGGCTGGGCGGCGGTGTTTCTTTCCTCGGACGCGGCCCGTTACATCACCGGGGTGTCGCTGCCGGTTGATGGAGGTAATTCGATTGGCTTCTAG
- a CDS encoding alpha-glucuronidase family glycosyl hydrolase — protein MKYIQWGKWLFLILLTATNVRADDGYRLWLKYDLLKDVAKRQAYARSAQFIVVSGNSPVLKTAATELQAGLQGLTGKSVPIIANAGNRTGGIVLTVGADANLVDDGYRISKKGAAGNLIISGKTANGVLYGAFALLRKMQMLEPIETLSLTSNPRIRYRLLNHWDNANGTIERGYAGESLWKWYALPETIDPRYQDYARANASLGINGTVVNNVNATARFLTNEYLEKVAALAKAFRPYGIRVYLSIYFPAPKTIGGLSTADPLDPQVRKWWADKTKEIYKLIPDFGGFLVKANSEGEPGPQDYGRSHADGANMLAEALAPYDGIVMWRAFVYKADPNGDRFKAAHEEFMPYDGKFDKKVIVQVKNGPIDFQPREPFSPLFGAMTKTPLSVEFQITQEYLGFATHLVYEAPIFKECLEADTYVKGKGSTVAKVIDGSLHQYSMSAIAGVANTGSDRNWTGHPLAQANWYAFGRLAWDHTLTSEAIAGEWVKQTLTKEPQAVERITDMLMRSREIYVNYNTPLGLSRPWTGVHFAPEPWQNKSSRPDWTAIYYHRADSVGLGFDRTAKGSNALAQYAPEVRKMWGNPATCPLPYLLWFHHVPWTQKLSTGRTLWDELCTRFYTGADSVKWMQQQWAQVKPAVDPVLFADVAGRLETQHKEAIWWRDAWVLYLQPFARQPIPAPFKKPERSLEDVKRLVDIYQLR, from the coding sequence ATGAAGTATATACAATGGGGTAAATGGCTATTCCTGATTCTGCTGACGGCGACTAATGTCCGGGCGGACGACGGCTATCGGTTGTGGCTTAAGTATGATTTACTAAAGGATGTCGCCAAACGGCAGGCATATGCCCGTTCTGCGCAGTTTATCGTGGTGAGCGGAAATAGTCCGGTATTAAAAACAGCCGCCACAGAATTACAGGCTGGTTTACAGGGTTTAACCGGAAAGTCAGTGCCGATTATCGCCAATGCGGGGAACAGAACGGGCGGCATTGTGCTGACTGTTGGCGCTGATGCAAACCTGGTGGATGACGGCTACCGCATTAGCAAAAAAGGAGCTGCCGGCAATCTGATCATTTCTGGTAAAACGGCCAACGGCGTGCTTTATGGAGCGTTTGCCCTGCTGCGGAAGATGCAGATGCTAGAGCCCATCGAGACGCTTTCGCTGACGAGTAACCCCAGAATTCGTTACCGGCTGCTGAACCACTGGGACAACGCAAACGGAACCATCGAACGCGGTTACGCGGGAGAATCGCTTTGGAAATGGTATGCTTTACCGGAAACCATCGATCCACGTTACCAGGATTATGCGCGGGCCAATGCGTCGCTGGGCATTAACGGGACGGTCGTCAATAACGTCAATGCCACAGCTCGTTTCCTGACCAACGAATACCTGGAAAAAGTAGCGGCTCTGGCCAAGGCGTTCCGGCCCTACGGCATCCGGGTGTATCTGTCCATTTATTTTCCTGCCCCAAAAACCATTGGGGGCTTGTCCACTGCCGATCCGCTGGACCCGCAGGTTCGGAAATGGTGGGCCGATAAAACCAAAGAAATTTACAAGCTAATCCCTGATTTTGGGGGCTTTCTGGTAAAAGCCAACTCGGAGGGCGAGCCTGGTCCGCAGGATTATGGCCGGAGTCATGCCGACGGCGCAAACATGCTGGCGGAGGCGCTGGCCCCCTACGATGGAATTGTAATGTGGCGGGCTTTTGTGTATAAAGCCGATCCCAACGGCGACCGGTTCAAGGCGGCCCACGAAGAGTTTATGCCGTACGATGGGAAGTTTGACAAGAAAGTGATTGTGCAGGTGAAAAACGGCCCGATAGACTTTCAACCGCGTGAGCCTTTCTCTCCGCTGTTTGGCGCTATGACCAAAACGCCTTTGTCGGTGGAATTTCAGATTACGCAGGAATACCTCGGTTTCGCGACGCATCTGGTCTACGAAGCACCTATTTTTAAGGAATGTCTGGAGGCTGATACGTACGTAAAAGGCAAGGGGTCAACGGTGGCAAAAGTAATTGATGGGAGCTTGCACCAGTACAGCATGTCGGCCATTGCGGGAGTCGCCAACACGGGTTCCGACCGCAACTGGACCGGTCACCCGCTGGCGCAGGCCAACTGGTACGCCTTCGGACGACTGGCATGGGACCACACACTCACGTCTGAAGCCATTGCGGGCGAGTGGGTTAAGCAAACGCTAACCAAAGAGCCGCAGGCCGTAGAACGCATCACCGACATGTTGATGAGATCGCGGGAGATTTACGTGAATTACAACACGCCGTTAGGTTTGTCGCGACCCTGGACTGGCGTACACTTTGCGCCGGAACCCTGGCAGAACAAAAGCTCCCGCCCTGATTGGACCGCCATCTACTACCACCGTGCCGACTCCGTGGGACTCGGCTTTGATCGGACGGCCAAGGGCAGCAATGCGCTGGCACAGTATGCTCCTGAAGTCCGCAAAATGTGGGGAAATCCGGCAACCTGCCCATTACCGTATCTGCTTTGGTTCCATCATGTACCCTGGACGCAAAAGCTCAGTACGGGCCGCACGCTCTGGGACGAACTTTGCACGCGTTTTTACACCGGTGCTGATTCCGTGAAGTGGATGCAACAGCAGTGGGCGCAGGTGAAGCCAGCCGTTGATCCGGTCCTTTTTGCCGATGTGGCGGGGCGTTTGGAGACGCAACACAAAGAGGCGATTTGGTGGCGGGATGCGTGGGTATTATACCTGCAACCTTTTGCGCGGCAGCCCATTCCAGCGCCATTCAAGAAGCCGGAACGCAGTTTAGAAGATGTTAAACGATTAGTCGATATTTATCAATTAAGATAA
- the uxuA gene encoding mannonate dehydratase — MGMLQTMRWFGPNDPVSLMDIRQAGCAGVVTALHQIPVGEVWSIDEIKTRIQLVEAANERYTPLHWAVVESLPVHEDIKKGRPTREVYIENYKQSLRNLAACGIRTVCYNFMPVLDWSRTNLNYEMPDGSRALRFVWEDFAVFDLCILKRPGAEEDYESEVIESARRKFTEMTPERITELSSIVLLGLPGSEEAFTFETFQQLLDEYKAIGDQTLRENLYYFVRQVAPLAQELGVNLCIHPDDPPRPLLGLPRIVSTEADLTQLMAACDVTANGITFCTGSLGIRADNDLPGMIRRFGNRIHFIHLRTTKREGNPWIFHEADHLAGDVDMYAVVKEIVLEQQRREKAGEGETSIPMRPDHGHQMLDDLHKKTYPGYSAIGRLRGLAELRGLEMGIIRSLAEKETRVTELIAKDL; from the coding sequence ATGGGAATGTTACAAACAATGCGCTGGTTCGGCCCCAATGATCCGGTTTCGCTGATGGATATTCGGCAGGCCGGTTGTGCGGGCGTGGTGACGGCGCTGCACCAGATTCCGGTAGGCGAGGTCTGGTCAATTGACGAAATTAAAACGCGGATTCAACTCGTGGAAGCGGCCAATGAACGCTATACGCCCTTGCACTGGGCGGTGGTGGAAAGCCTGCCCGTACACGAAGACATTAAGAAAGGACGTCCAACGCGGGAGGTTTACATCGAAAATTACAAGCAATCGCTGCGTAATCTGGCGGCTTGCGGCATCCGAACGGTCTGCTACAACTTCATGCCGGTGCTGGACTGGTCGCGAACGAACCTGAATTACGAAATGCCGGATGGTTCGCGCGCATTGCGGTTTGTCTGGGAAGATTTTGCGGTATTCGACCTCTGTATTTTGAAACGACCGGGTGCGGAAGAAGACTACGAGTCGGAAGTTATTGAATCGGCGCGTCGGAAGTTTACGGAAATGACGCCGGAGCGAATTACAGAACTCTCCTCCATCGTGCTGTTGGGCCTGCCCGGTTCGGAAGAAGCGTTTACGTTCGAAACATTTCAGCAACTACTGGACGAATACAAAGCTATTGGCGACCAAACGCTGCGCGAAAACCTGTACTACTTCGTGCGGCAGGTAGCGCCACTGGCGCAGGAACTCGGCGTCAACCTGTGCATTCACCCCGACGATCCGCCGCGTCCGCTCTTGGGTTTGCCGCGCATTGTCAGTACGGAGGCCGATTTGACCCAGTTAATGGCCGCGTGTGATGTGACGGCCAACGGCATTACATTCTGCACCGGATCATTGGGGATTCGGGCGGATAACGACCTGCCGGGCATGATCCGGCGTTTCGGCAACCGGATTCATTTTATTCATCTGCGCACGACCAAGCGGGAAGGCAATCCCTGGATTTTCCACGAAGCAGACCACCTCGCGGGCGATGTCGATATGTATGCCGTGGTGAAAGAAATCGTGCTGGAGCAGCAGCGGCGAGAAAAGGCTGGCGAAGGCGAAACATCCATTCCCATGCGCCCCGATCACGGTCACCAGATGCTCGACGATCTGCATAAGAAAACCTATCCGGGGTACTCGGCCATTGGCCGGTTGCGCGGACTGGCCGAATTACGCGGGCTGGAAATGGGCATAATTCGCTCGTTGGCCGAAAAAGAAACGAGAGTTACCGAACTTATCGCAAAGGATCTATGA
- a CDS encoding glycoside hydrolase family 95 protein, which translates to MKLLRSLIGILFGMIYSALATGQGTTSDELKLWFTHPAATWNEALPVGNGRLGAMVFGGVTTERLQLNESSVWTGKKADFVNPAAKGALPKIRQLLFAGKYAEAKDLAEKTMMGDKKDYATYQTLGDLNLQLTHPKGDITDYRRDLDLETAVASVRYRVGSVAFQREIFSSAPDQALVVRLTASKPGSLSFNLSLSRPGNKAKLEVKNGEITMSEHVGDGVGVRMVARLKVLNDGGEVTVNDQAISVGKANAVTLLLTAATDYRNSDPVATANTQLAAAEKRTFEAIKKDHIADYQRYFKRVDLDLGRTNAVYFPTDARLTALQNGNTDPQLIKLYYQFGRYLLISSSRPGGLPANLQGIWADGLTPPWSADYHININIQMNYWLAEATNLSEMHEPFFDFLGDLREDGRKTARDMYGISGTVAHFTTDPWHFTEPYGQTQWAMWPMGLAWSAQHVWEHYLFTGDETHLRNVAYPILKEAAEFCANWLVENPATKQLVSGPSISPENTFKTKTGEVATMVMGPTMDHMIIRDLLSNTIEASQKLNIDAAFRRRLTNTLSRLAPTRIGSDGRIMEWTEEFEEAEPGHRHISHLFGLHPGRQITKQKSPELLTAARKTIDHRLKNGGGHTGWSRAWIVNFFARLQDGEAAHDNLVALLRKSTLPNLFDNHPPFQIDGNFGAPAGITEMLLQSHADEIQLLPALPKAWPTGRISGLCARGGFEVAMEWEGGRLKQATILSKLGNAGQVRYGDQVITLPARKGATVVLDGTLKEISSKN; encoded by the coding sequence ATGAAATTGCTCCGCTCTCTTATTGGGATTCTGTTTGGTATGATTTACAGTGCGCTGGCTACCGGTCAGGGCACAACTTCTGACGAGTTAAAATTGTGGTTTACGCATCCCGCCGCCACCTGGAACGAAGCGCTTCCGGTGGGAAACGGACGATTGGGCGCAATGGTATTTGGCGGCGTAACAACCGAGCGATTGCAACTCAATGAATCGTCGGTCTGGACCGGAAAAAAAGCCGATTTTGTCAATCCGGCGGCCAAAGGGGCGTTGCCAAAAATTCGCCAATTGCTCTTTGCGGGAAAATACGCTGAAGCGAAAGATCTGGCGGAGAAAACCATGATGGGGGATAAAAAAGATTATGCCACCTATCAAACGCTGGGCGACCTGAACCTGCAATTGACGCACCCGAAAGGCGATATTACAGATTATCGGCGCGACCTGGATCTGGAAACCGCCGTGGCCAGCGTGCGTTATCGGGTTGGGTCGGTTGCTTTTCAGCGGGAAATTTTTTCCAGCGCGCCGGATCAAGCCCTGGTTGTTCGGTTAACGGCCAGTAAACCCGGTTCCCTGAGCTTTAACCTGTCGTTAAGCCGGCCCGGCAACAAGGCTAAACTAGAGGTGAAAAACGGCGAAATCACGATGAGTGAGCACGTTGGCGATGGCGTCGGCGTTCGCATGGTGGCGCGGTTAAAAGTCCTGAATGATGGCGGCGAAGTCACGGTCAACGACCAGGCCATTTCCGTCGGTAAAGCCAACGCTGTAACGCTCTTGCTGACAGCGGCGACGGATTACCGCAACAGCGATCCCGTGGCAACAGCAAACACCCAACTGGCCGCCGCCGAAAAACGTACGTTCGAAGCGATCAAGAAAGACCATATTGCCGATTACCAGCGCTATTTCAAACGGGTTGACCTGGACTTAGGCCGCACCAACGCGGTTTATTTTCCAACAGACGCCCGGCTGACAGCTTTGCAAAACGGCAATACCGACCCGCAACTAATTAAATTATATTACCAGTTTGGTCGCTATCTGCTCATCAGCAGTTCCCGCCCCGGCGGATTGCCCGCTAACCTGCAAGGCATTTGGGCTGATGGGCTGACCCCGCCCTGGAGTGCTGATTACCACATTAATATCAACATCCAGATGAATTACTGGCTGGCTGAAGCCACGAATTTATCGGAAATGCACGAGCCTTTTTTTGATTTTCTGGGGGATTTACGAGAGGATGGCCGCAAGACCGCCCGCGACATGTACGGCATTTCGGGCACGGTAGCGCACTTTACAACCGATCCGTGGCATTTTACCGAACCCTACGGACAAACGCAATGGGCCATGTGGCCAATGGGCCTTGCCTGGAGCGCCCAGCATGTGTGGGAGCATTACCTGTTTACGGGCGATGAAACCCACCTGCGAAACGTAGCTTACCCCATTCTGAAAGAAGCCGCCGAATTTTGTGCCAACTGGCTGGTCGAAAATCCGGCCACGAAACAATTGGTGTCGGGGCCGTCTATTTCGCCGGAAAACACCTTCAAAACCAAGACCGGCGAAGTAGCCACGATGGTGATGGGGCCGACGATGGACCACATGATTATTCGTGATCTGCTGAGCAACACCATCGAAGCCAGCCAGAAGCTAAACATTGACGCGGCGTTTCGGCGGCGGCTGACCAATACGCTGTCTCGACTGGCTCCGACCCGCATCGGTAGCGACGGGCGAATCATGGAATGGACCGAAGAATTTGAAGAGGCGGAACCGGGCCACCGGCATATTTCGCACCTGTTTGGTCTGCACCCCGGTCGGCAGATTACGAAGCAGAAAAGTCCGGAGCTCCTGACCGCCGCGCGTAAAACCATCGATCATCGCCTGAAAAACGGCGGTGGCCACACGGGTTGGAGCCGCGCCTGGATCGTAAACTTCTTTGCGCGTTTGCAGGATGGCGAAGCAGCTCACGACAATTTGGTGGCACTCTTACGTAAATCGACCTTACCGAACCTATTTGATAATCACCCGCCTTTCCAGATCGACGGCAATTTCGGCGCTCCGGCGGGGATTACCGAAATGCTGCTGCAAAGTCACGCGGACGAAATTCAGTTGCTTCCGGCGCTGCCAAAAGCGTGGCCCACGGGACGCATCAGCGGGCTTTGTGCACGCGGCGGTTTCGAGGTGGCGATGGAATGGGAAGGCGGTCGCCTGAAACAGGCCACGATTCTGTCAAAACTGGGGAATGCCGGACAGGTGCGTTATGGCGATCAGGTGATTACGCTGCCCGCCCGGAAAGGAGCCACAGTCGTCCTCGATGGAACGCTGAAAGAGATAAGCAGTAAAAATTAA
- a CDS encoding GH35 family beta-galactosidase: MSRKYAWLALFLLTFPAFSQSRTTIPHLKKQGDATQLIVQGSPFLMLGGELGNSSASDLGYMKPIWPRLAQMHVNTVLAPIYWELMEPQEGNFDFTLVDGLIKEAREHRMKVVFLWFGSWKNSMSCYVPAWVKTNTQRFPRAQNRKGQGQEILTPFNKENLEADKKAFVALMRHIRETDERQQTVIMIQVENEIGMLPDARDHSPAANAAFRQSVPKGLMQYLQTHKNELAPAVRDAWKSTGFKPSGTWEEVFGKSLATDELFIAWFFAQYTNEITEAGKQIYALPMFVNAALNRPNVKPGDYPSGGPLPHIIDVWKAGAPAIDFLSPDFYNPDFKHWNDQYTRKDNPLFIPEIRFEPSVAAKVFYAIGHYQGIGFSPFSIESTDKPADEPIAKSYRVLEQLSPVVLAHQGKKKMEGVLFDKKTAVDTVKLGGYIFTVKHDYTLGWSPKAKDDEWPQTGSLIIQTGENEFTAAGTGIVITCTSDRKEAPLAGILRADEGTYVDGKWVPGRRLNGDQDHQGRHIRIPAGEYGIQKFALYRYK, from the coding sequence ATGTCCCGAAAATACGCCTGGCTTGCTTTATTTCTGTTAACCTTTCCGGCATTTTCACAATCTCGTACCACCATTCCGCATTTGAAGAAGCAAGGCGATGCAACGCAGCTCATTGTGCAGGGCAGTCCCTTCCTGATGTTGGGTGGTGAGCTGGGCAATTCCAGCGCGTCAGATCTTGGCTATATGAAACCCATCTGGCCCCGGCTGGCTCAAATGCATGTCAACACGGTGCTGGCTCCGATCTATTGGGAGTTAATGGAGCCGCAGGAAGGCAACTTTGATTTTACGCTGGTAGATGGCCTGATTAAAGAAGCCCGCGAACATCGGATGAAAGTGGTGTTTCTCTGGTTCGGTAGCTGGAAAAACAGCATGTCGTGCTACGTGCCTGCCTGGGTAAAAACCAATACGCAGCGCTTTCCCCGGGCGCAAAACCGGAAAGGGCAGGGCCAGGAAATTCTGACGCCGTTTAACAAAGAAAATCTGGAAGCCGATAAGAAAGCGTTTGTTGCCCTGATGCGGCACATTCGGGAAACCGACGAGCGCCAGCAGACGGTAATAATGATCCAGGTGGAAAATGAAATCGGTATGTTGCCCGACGCCCGCGACCATTCTCCCGCTGCTAATGCTGCTTTCCGGCAGTCTGTTCCAAAAGGGTTGATGCAGTATTTACAAACGCATAAAAATGAGTTGGCGCCGGCCGTTCGGGACGCCTGGAAAAGCACCGGTTTTAAACCGAGCGGTACCTGGGAAGAGGTTTTTGGCAAAAGTTTGGCTACGGATGAACTGTTTATTGCCTGGTTTTTTGCTCAATATACCAACGAAATAACGGAAGCCGGTAAGCAGATTTATGCCTTGCCGATGTTTGTCAATGCAGCCCTTAATCGCCCGAATGTCAAGCCCGGGGATTATCCCAGCGGCGGACCCTTGCCCCACATTATCGACGTCTGGAAGGCAGGTGCTCCGGCCATTGATTTTCTGTCACCGGATTTTTACAACCCCGATTTCAAGCATTGGAACGACCAATATACCCGCAAAGACAATCCACTTTTTATCCCGGAAATCCGGTTTGAGCCGTCGGTAGCGGCAAAAGTGTTTTACGCCATTGGCCATTATCAGGGCATAGGATTTTCGCCGTTTTCCATTGAATCGACCGACAAACCGGCTGATGAGCCCATTGCTAAAAGCTATCGCGTGCTAGAGCAACTTAGCCCCGTTGTCCTGGCTCATCAGGGCAAAAAGAAGATGGAAGGCGTGTTATTCGACAAGAAAACGGCGGTTGATACAGTCAAATTGGGCGGGTATATCTTTACCGTAAAGCACGATTATACGCTGGGTTGGTCGCCCAAAGCAAAGGACGACGAGTGGCCACAAACGGGCAGCCTGATCATTCAGACGGGTGAGAATGAATTTACAGCGGCTGGTACAGGCATTGTCATTACGTGTACCTCCGACCGCAAAGAAGCGCCGCTAGCAGGCATCCTGCGTGCGGATGAAGGCACCTATGTCGATGGGAAATGGGTGCCGGGCCGCCGTCTAAATGGCGATCAGGACCACCAGGGGCGGCACATCCGAATTCCCGCTGGAGAGTATGGAATTCAGAAATTCGCATTATATCGCTATAAGTAA
- a CDS encoding endo-1,4-beta-xylanase, with amino-acid sequence MKNHLKHILVLGLSAGIFACQPDEVNTLNLGNFSDTNGELKNAASFPVGLAIDYTPFVNDAKYRETVLREAKSITVGYHMKHGALVNNNGAIDFSKADQIYNLASAAGVEVFGHTLGWHANQNATYLKTLTAGSSSTGATNLATNGDFEQGTGGSFTGWSVLNGAASITGGTTAESRGGQRSLKATVAASGNPWSVQVASPAMATPVGKQFRISFWIKAQNANGKMRLSTTPNPQYSADYTIGTEWAQFSWTITSNAEATQVVFDLGSTANTYFIDDVTVTDPSVAPPATGAEIAKAVDNALNDFITKTVTHYKGKINAWDVVNEPMADGNGALRTNSNTTVPAGTTDFFFWSQYLGRNWGLKAFQYAAAADPAAELYINDYNLESNGVKLDSLIGYVNELKGKGAKIAGIGTQMHISVNTSYAGIDNAFKKLAATGLKVRISELDVRANPLDKGDFNPASNPQALAYQAVMYKYVVDSYMKHVPAAQRAGITIWGVTDADSWIVVNQKKLDFPLLFNANYEKKPAYSAVLQGLKGQ; translated from the coding sequence ATGAAGAACCATCTCAAACATATACTAGTACTGGGCTTGAGTGCCGGGATTTTCGCCTGTCAGCCCGACGAGGTTAATACCCTGAATCTGGGAAATTTCTCGGATACGAATGGAGAACTGAAAAACGCAGCTAGTTTTCCCGTGGGCTTAGCCATTGATTATACGCCGTTTGTGAACGATGCCAAATACCGGGAAACGGTGCTGCGCGAGGCAAAATCCATTACGGTTGGCTACCACATGAAGCACGGTGCCCTGGTTAATAACAACGGCGCGATTGACTTTAGCAAGGCGGATCAGATTTACAACCTGGCATCAGCGGCTGGCGTGGAAGTGTTCGGCCATACGCTGGGCTGGCACGCAAACCAGAACGCCACCTATTTGAAAACGCTTACGGCGGGGTCCAGCTCAACGGGCGCTACCAACCTGGCAACCAACGGTGATTTCGAGCAGGGAACGGGCGGTAGCTTTACGGGCTGGTCGGTACTGAACGGAGCGGCCTCCATCACGGGCGGCACCACGGCCGAATCACGCGGCGGCCAGCGTTCGCTGAAAGCCACCGTTGCCGCCAGCGGAAATCCCTGGAGTGTGCAGGTGGCCAGTCCCGCGATGGCTACGCCGGTTGGCAAACAATTTCGGATTTCGTTCTGGATAAAAGCGCAGAATGCAAATGGCAAAATGCGCCTCTCGACAACGCCGAATCCGCAGTACAGCGCCGATTACACGATTGGCACCGAGTGGGCACAATTTAGCTGGACAATCACGTCCAATGCCGAAGCAACGCAGGTTGTTTTCGATTTGGGAAGTACGGCCAATACCTACTTCATCGACGATGTAACGGTGACCGATCCGAGTGTGGCACCACCGGCTACGGGCGCTGAAATTGCCAAAGCGGTGGATAATGCGTTGAATGATTTTATCACGAAAACGGTCACGCATTACAAAGGTAAAATCAACGCCTGGGATGTGGTAAACGAGCCGATGGCGGATGGAAACGGAGCCTTGCGGACCAATAGCAACACCACGGTGCCCGCCGGTACAACCGACTTTTTCTTCTGGTCGCAGTACCTGGGCCGCAACTGGGGCTTGAAAGCTTTCCAGTATGCGGCGGCGGCAGATCCGGCGGCTGAGCTATACATCAATGACTATAATCTCGAATCAAACGGCGTTAAGCTGGATTCCTTGATCGGGTATGTAAACGAGTTGAAAGGCAAAGGCGCAAAAATAGCCGGTATCGGTACCCAGATGCACATTTCGGTCAATACCTCCTACGCGGGAATTGATAACGCCTTCAAAAAGCTAGCGGCTACCGGCCTGAAAGTTCGGATTTCAGAGCTGGATGTGCGGGCTAATCCACTGGATAAAGGCGATTTCAATCCGGCATCGAATCCGCAAGCGCTGGCTTATCAGGCAGTGATGTACAAATATGTAGTTGACTCTTACATGAAGCACGTACCGGCGGCGCAACGGGCAGGCATCACCATTTGGGGCGTAACCGATGCCGATAGCTGGATTGTCGTGAACCAGAAAAAGCTCGATTTTCCGCTGCTATTCAATGCGAATTATGAGAAGAAACCAGCCTATTCTGCGGTTCTGCAAGGATTAAAAGGCCAGTAA